The following coding sequences lie in one Trichoderma breve strain T069 chromosome 1, whole genome shotgun sequence genomic window:
- a CDS encoding beta-glucosidase (SUN family) domain-containing protein gives MKVTDVQAALASAVVLLSLPAGTVASSHRRFHQLPNKKHTHLRSPHTVEDANSIVKRGQCAFPTDDPNLVAVTPDAENAGWAMSPDQPCTPGHYCPIACKPGMVMAQWDPDSSYSYPASMNGGLFCDNSGTVHKPFPNKPYCVEGTGSVVAVNDCGEPMSWCQTVLPGNEAMLIPTLVTSSATLAVPDTSYWCSTAAHYYINPPGSTVADCVWGVSSKPVGNWSPYVAGANTDSNGNTFVKLGWNPIWQDSALKSTLPTFGIKIECPDGDCNGLPCEISPNSDGSVESNESSVGAGNAAFCVVTVPKGGTANIVAFNVDGSSGGSGGDDSDSGSSSSAQPSSTPHGLKAGGFAQQAEKATSTTTTAQPSSTEVSTTATPSSTEATSTTAAASSTTTAAESTTQTTDASSTTGAASTTATSGKASSTASQARAHASVKPGMFHENGTSSHQTTSAPAEPSQTQADSAPVTTTTKKGEAGRQQGSTAFAGLIVAFVAAACFL, from the exons ATGAAGGTTACAGACGTCCAGGCCGCCCTCGCGTCGGCCGTTGTGCTTCTCTCATTGCCAGCCGGCACCGTCGCCTCGTCACACAGGAGGTTTCACCAGCTTCCCAATAAGAAGCACACTCACCTTCGCTCTCCTCACACAGTAGAGGACGCCAACTCTATTGTCAAGCGAGGACAATGCGCGTTCCCGACCGATGATCCCAACTTGGTTGCTGTCACGCCCGATGCTGAGAATGCTGGCTGGGCTATGAGCCCGGATCAGCCTTGCACGCCAGGTCACTACTGCCCAATTGCTTGCAAGCCCGGTATGGTTATGGCTCAATGGGATCCCGATTCTTCATACTCCTACCCGGCTTCCATG AACGGAGGATTGTTCTGTGACAACAGTGGCACGGTTCACAAGCCTTTCCCCAACAAGCCGTACTGTGTTGAAGGTACTGGCTCTGTCGTAGCTGTCAACGACTGTGGTGAGCCCATGTCGTGGTGCCAGACTGTCTTGCCTGGTAACGAGGCCATGCTTATCCCAACTCTTGTCACATCCTCGGCCACGCTTGCTGTTCCCGATACAAGCTACTGGTGTTCAACGGCAGCTCA CTACTACATCAACCCTCCTGGAAGCACCGTCGCCGATTGTGTCTGGGGTGTCTCTAGCAAGCCCGTTGGCAACTGGAGTCCGTACGTTGCTGGCGCTAACACTgacagcaacggcaacacATTCGTCAAGCTGGGATGGAACCCCATCTGGCAAGACTCTGCCTTGAAGAGCACCCTGCCCACCTTTGGTATCAAGATCGAGTGCCCCGACGGTGACTGCAACGGACTGCCCTGTGAGATTTCGCCCAACTCTGACGGCAGCGTCGAGAGCAACGAATCCTCCGTTGGTGCCGGTAACGCCGCTTTTTGCGTTGTTACTGTCCCCAAGGGTGGCACTGCCAACATTGTGGCTTTCAACGTGGACGGCAGCTCTGGCGGCTCCGGTGGTGATGACTCTGACTCcggatcttcttcttcggctcAGCCCAGCTCCACTCCCCATGGACTCAAGGCCGGCGGTTTCGCCCAGCAGGCCGAGAAGGCTACTtcaaccaccaccaccgcccaGCCATCATCTACGGAGGTTTCCACCACTGCTACTCCTTCTTCGACCGAGGCCACATCcaccactgccgccgcctcatcaaccaccacGGCCGCAGAGTCAACAACACAGACGACCGATGCTTCCTCCACAACCGGAGCTGCTTCTACCACCGCCACCAGCGGCAAGGCTTCCTCAACCGCTTCTCAAGCTCGCGCACACGCCTCTGTGAAGCCCGGCATGTTCCACGAGAACGGCACCTCGTCTCACCAGACGACCTCAGCTCCTGCCGAGCCGTCCCAGACCCAAGCCGACTCTGCCCCGGTTACCACGACTACTAAGAAGGGTGAGGCTGGCCGCCAGCAAGGCAGCACCGCCTTTGCAGGCCTTATCGTTGCCTTTGTTGCCGCAGCTTGTTTCCtataa
- a CDS encoding ubiquitin-conjugating enzyme domain-containing protein — protein sequence MSTAARRRLMRDFKRMQTDPPAGVSASPIPDNVMTWNAVIIGPADTPFEDGTFRLVMQFEEQYPNKPPQVKFISQMFHPNVYATGELCLDILQNRWSPTYDVAAVLTSIQSLLNDPNTGSPANVEASNLYKDNRKEYTKRVRETVERSWED from the exons ATGTCGACAGCTGCCCGACGCCGGTTGATGCGCGACTTCAAG CGTATGCAGACCGATCCTCCTGCCGGAGTTTCAGCATCTCCCATTCCCGACAATGTCATGACCTG GAATGCCGTCATTATTGGGCCAGCCGACACACCATTTGAAGATGGAACATTCCGGCTCGTCATGCAGTTTGAAGAACAATACCCCAACAAGCCTCCTCAGGTCAAATTCATCAGCCAGATGTTCCACCCCAACGTCTACGCCACCGGCGAGCTGTGCTTGGATATTCTACAAAACCGATGGAGCCCAACGTATGATGTCGCTGCCGTGCTGACCAGCATTCAAAG tCTACTTAACGACCCCAACACCGGCTCACCAGCGAACGTGGAGGCTTCGAACCTATACAAAGATAACCGAAAGGAGTATACTAAGCGCGTACGAGAGACTGTTGAGAGAAGTTGGGAAGACTAA